The DNA window TCTCCAGGCTGACGGCATTTATCGCGCTCAAAGAGGGCGCAAGACAGAACTACCACTGCACGTGGCGCTCGATGAATGCACTACCACCTGCTCTACAAGAGTAGGGCACCGCACTGATGACAGAAACTACAAGCCCAGCTCTTTCATGAAGCTCGACATGTCGGCCTCGCCGCCGGCCGGTTTTTCTTCGCCGAGTGGTACCTTGGCCGAATCCTTGACGGGCTTCTTGGCTGCTGCCGCCGGCGCCGGTGGCTCCGGTTCGGGCGCACTATCGGCGTCGCCGGCCAGGTCGAAGGTCAAGCCGTCATCTTCTTCCATGTCGGCATCGACGGTGGACGTCGTCTCGGCAGGAATTTCTTCGATGTCCTCCAGGGTGAACCCCAGGTCGTCGGCCTCTCCGTCCGCGCCCGATGAAACCGGCTCACCCAGATCTTGCAGGTCGTCGAGATCGAAAGCCAGGTCGCCATCGTCCAATAGGCCGTCGTCGGCTTTCGCGGATTCCTTTTTCGCGGCCGGTGGTGTCGCCGGCATATCGAAAGCGGCCAATTCGTCATCAGCCGTTCCGACAGGGGAATCGTCAATCGCGTCGAGTGACATCAGTTCGCCTGCGTCCTCATCGGCGGCCGATGACGCCGCCTTGGGCTCGTCCGAGAGGTCGTTCAGATCGAATTCCACTTCCAGGTCGTCGTCGAATGAGATCTCCTCGTCGATTCCCTTCGCCGCGGAAGGAGCGGATGGTGGATCTAGAGCAGGAGCCGGTAGCTCGGCATCCAGATCGCCCACCGCGAGATCGTCAGCATCGAAGTCACCCGCATCCCCTTCGCTATCAACGACAGCCGGCATGTCGAGCTCGGCCAGATCGGCCGCACTAAAG is part of the Pirellulales bacterium genome and encodes:
- a CDS encoding FHA domain-containing protein; protein product: MRPKLVLIGGKADKAEIRLKLPTIVGRTHDAGLMIAHKTVSRRHCELFERLGMLFVRDTGSRNGTLVDNAPIKKEAMVKPGHTLTIGPLTFRADYEPADAFINSDESPDSNGAGAIASATIATKSAPNVPEEATRDIGGSEESSPATITQTTKPSDTPGELEFEDFSAADLAELDMPAVVDSEGDAGDFDADDLAVGDLDAELPAPALDPPSAPSAAKGIDEEISFDDDLEVEFDLNDLSDEPKAASSAADEDAGELMSLDAIDDSPVGTADDELAAFDMPATPPAAKKESAKADDGLLDDGDLAFDLDDLQDLGEPVSSGADGEADDLGFTLEDIEEIPAETTSTVDADMEEDDGLTFDLAGDADSAPEPEPPAPAAAAKKPVKDSAKVPLGEEKPAGGEADMSSFMKELGL